The Procambarus clarkii isolate CNS0578487 chromosome 7, FALCON_Pclarkii_2.0, whole genome shotgun sequence genome window below encodes:
- the LOC123749944 gene encoding uncharacterized protein codes for MCVEAILFEEVISTGSSSSSYKTSPNMDLPSTSNGLQGKFLRRCTNCKQCVHVRSNVCKFCQCDFRNSRELMKKEEEARFLLKGKKALERNTASRVLRRIENQLTYLRGCGYESIVIYYKKGPARVTHGILPNNVIQEEDKKIFTTNFFLSRTRKLDADKLTLGSEGDSDNALEKNPDELQVQQVHKVQKVPQVQEIQQLQKVPQVEHLQKVPPVQQGLPLAILQKQQEVQVVKFEPQGTTPGKQCSNNGMGILKYLRKQVKKDKQ; via the exons atgtgtgttgaagctattctctttgaagaagtcatctcgacaggatcttccagctccagctataaaacttcaccaaacatggatctacctagtacatcaaatg gtcttcagggaaaattcttgaggagatgcacaaactgcaaacaatgtgtgcatgtccgaagcaatgtttgcaagttctgccagtgtgacttccgaaacagtagagaattaatgaagaaagaagaggaagcccgttttctacttaaaggcaagaaggctttagaacgaaatacagcaagccgggttctacgaaggattgaaaatcag cTAACATATCTGCGTGGCTGTGGGTATGAATCAATCGTTATCTATTACAAGAAAGGACCAGCACGGGTGACACATGGTATTTTACCAAACAACGTAATAcaagaagaggacaagaagatcttcaccactaacttctttttgt cacgcacaaggaagcttgatgcagataaacttacattaggatcagaaggtgatagcgataatgccctggaaaaaaatcctgacgagctacaagtgcagcaggtgcataaagtccaaaaagtaccgcaggtgcaagaaattcaacaattacaaaaagttccgcaggtggaacatttacaaaaagttccgccggtgcaacaagggctaccattagcaatccttcagaaacagcaagaagtacaagtagtaaaatttgaaccacagggaactacaccaggaaaacagtgtagtaacaacggaatgggaattttaaaatacctgaggaaacaggtaaaaaaggacaaacaatag